A window of the Emys orbicularis isolate rEmyOrb1 chromosome 1, rEmyOrb1.hap1, whole genome shotgun sequence genome harbors these coding sequences:
- the LOC135875781 gene encoding lysozyme g-like, producing MLLTLMFLGLAVLVAPSVSYGCYGDLRTMETPVISCGAVQTPTCGVQAAEKIAEIDVVRLKRYKVPIMRVARNLCIEPALIAAIMSVESRAGATLVDGWNRERNQYGLMQVHTHYNSIPGAWDSEEHIMQGATILVTGIKALQTKYPTWSWQQYLRGGICAYHDKVRNIQVYDGMDNCNSSNDYVNNVIIRAKYLQNNGFSTLV from the exons ATGCTACTAACACTGATGTTTCTGGGCCTTGCTGTCCTTGttg CTCCTTCTGTAAGTTATGGATGTTATGGTGATTTACGTACTATGGAAACCCCTGTGATTTCCTGCGGAGCTGTACAAACCCCAACTTGTG GGGTTCAGGCTGCAGAAAAGATTGCTGAAATAGACGTAGTACGTCTAAAGAGATACAAAGTCCCTATTATGAGAGTTGCCAGAAATCTGTGCATAGAACCAGCACTCATTGCTGCAATCATGTCTGTGGAAAGTCGTGCTGGAGCTACTCTAGTTGATGGCTGGAACCGTGAAAGAAACCAATATGGCTTGATGCAG GTTCATACACACTACAATTCGATTCCTGGAGCCTGGGATAGTGAAGAACATATAATGCAAGGTGCAACTATTCTAGTTACTGGAATTAAGGCATTACAGACAAAGTACCCTACCTGGTCATGGCAACAATATCTCAGAG GTGGGATTTGTGCCTATCATGACAAGGTTAGGAACATCCAGGTCTATGACGGAATGGACAATTGCAATTCGAGCAATGATTATGTTAATAATGTTATTATTCGAGCCAAATATCTGCAGAATAATGGATTCAGCACTTTAGTGTAA